A genomic window from Sorex araneus isolate mSorAra2 chromosome 2, mSorAra2.pri, whole genome shotgun sequence includes:
- the BARX1 gene encoding homeobox protein BarH-like 1: MQRPGEPGVARFGPPDGCADHRPHRYRSFMIEEILTEPPGPKGAAPAAAAAAAAGELLKFGVQALLAARPFHSHLAVLKAEQAAVFKFPLAPLGCSGLGSALLATGPGLPGAPGTPHLPLELQLRGKLEAPGPGEPGAKAKKGRRSRTVFTELQLMGLEKRFEKQKYLSTPDRIDLAESLGLSQLQVKTWYQNRRMKWKKIVLQGGGLESPTKPKGRPKKNSIPTSEQLTEQERAKEAEKPAETAGEASDRPPTDRPTD, translated from the exons ATGCAGCGGCCCGGGGAGCCCGGGGTCGCGCGCTTCGGGCCGCCCGACGGCTGCGCCGACCACCGGCCGCACCGCTACCGCAGCTTCATGATCGAGGAGATCCTCACCGAGCCTCCGGGGCCCAAGGGCGCGgcgcctgccgccgccgccgccgccgccgcgggcgaGCTGCTCAAATTCGGGGTGCAGGCGCTGCTGGCGGCGCGGCCCTTCCACAGCCACTTGG CCGTGTTGAAGGCAGAGCAGGCTGCTGTGTTTAAGTTCCCACTGGCACCGCTGGGCTGCTCCGGCTTGGGGTCGGCACTGTTGGCCACAGGGCCGGGGCTGCCTGGTGCCCCCGGGACCCCACACCTGCCTCTAGAGCTTCAGCTCCGAGGGAAGCTGGAGGCTCCGGGGCCAGGAGAACCGGGCGCGAAGGCCAAGAAGGGACGTCGGAGCCGCACGGTGTTCACGGAGCTCCAGCTGATGGGCCTGGAGAAACGGTTCGAGAAGCAGAAGTACCTCTCCACCCCAGACAG AATAGATCTCGCTGAGTCCCTGGGCCTGAGCCAGTTACAAGTGAAGACCTGGTACCAGAACCGGAGGATGAAGTGGAAGAAAATA GTGctgcagggtgggggactggagtCGCCCACCAAACCCAAGGGGCGGCCCAAAAAGAACTCCATCCCCACAAGCGAGCAGCTCACAGAGCAGGAGCGTGCCAAGGAGGCGGAGAAGCCGGCAGAGACTGCCGGAGAGGCCAGCGACCGACCGCCAACCGACCGACCAACCGACTGA